In Armatimonas rosea, a single genomic region encodes these proteins:
- a CDS encoding DNA alkylation repair protein, with the protein MSPTTFSEAVQAALERHRSPEKAAPMARYMKNRFPFLGLKRPEFQPLVRPLLVAAKPVADEAWLAEATRLLWALPEREYQYTALDLLARYEKRLTTQSLPLLQELIVTHSWWDSVDGVVGAALSPLTLRLSELQVSMDAWSRDDNFWVRRAAILHQLKHHQATDSERLFAYCRDNAADPEFFVRKAIGWALRTYAYTDPLAVRAFVEANKAQLSRLSVREALKHL; encoded by the coding sequence ATGAGTCCCACGACGTTCTCTGAGGCGGTCCAGGCCGCTCTGGAGCGACACCGTAGCCCCGAAAAAGCCGCGCCGATGGCGCGCTACATGAAAAATCGCTTCCCGTTTCTGGGGCTCAAGCGCCCGGAGTTTCAGCCGCTCGTCCGGCCGCTGCTTGTTGCTGCAAAGCCAGTCGCCGACGAAGCCTGGCTCGCCGAGGCCACACGTCTGCTCTGGGCGCTCCCCGAGCGGGAGTACCAGTACACCGCGCTGGACCTTCTTGCCCGCTATGAGAAGCGGCTCACTACCCAGAGCCTCCCCCTCCTGCAGGAGCTGATCGTCACCCACTCCTGGTGGGACAGTGTCGATGGGGTGGTCGGGGCCGCGCTCAGCCCACTCACGCTGCGTCTCTCCGAGCTGCAAGTCTCTATGGATGCCTGGAGCCGCGACGATAACTTCTGGGTGCGCCGGGCGGCGATCCTGCACCAGCTCAAGCACCACCAAGCCACCGACTCTGAGCGCCTCTTTGCCTACTGCCGCGACAACGCCGCCGACCCGGAGTTCTTCGTCCGAAAAGCCATCGGCTGGGCGCTTCGCACCTACGCCTACACCGACCCGCTCGCGGTTCGGGCGTTTGTCGAGGCGAATAAAGCACAACTCTCCCGCCTCTCGGTGCGCGAGGCGCTCAAGCATCTCTGA
- a CDS encoding alpha/beta hydrolase encodes MNTSAAFLFALATLVLLAPAKAQPKSQVLPLYPPGHPTLQGQNEKEILTPPNPKPGQYFNIKNVHNPIIEVFLPPQEKATGTMIIVAPGGGHRELGWPNEGTQIAKWLNERGVAAAVLKYRLAFTPGYKYTVEGEALQDTQRAFRLVRANAKAWGVDTKRVGILGFSAGGALAALVHMRNDTGKPDATDPIERESCYPNFVALVYAGWAPMEFKIPAGAGPAFLTSAGLDDAFHAKQTVEYYNLLFDAKVPAELHIYGHGGHGGAISERKGIPFGTWQVRFQEWLADLGYLKVGAP; translated from the coding sequence ATGAACACCAGCGCTGCGTTTCTTTTCGCTCTCGCCACCCTCGTGCTCCTGGCTCCGGCCAAGGCACAGCCCAAGTCCCAGGTACTCCCGCTCTACCCACCGGGCCACCCCACCCTCCAGGGGCAGAACGAGAAGGAGATCCTCACCCCGCCCAACCCGAAGCCGGGGCAGTACTTCAATATCAAGAATGTCCACAACCCGATTATCGAGGTCTTTCTGCCGCCGCAGGAGAAGGCCACGGGGACGATGATCATTGTCGCGCCGGGCGGGGGGCACCGGGAGCTGGGCTGGCCCAACGAAGGCACGCAGATCGCCAAGTGGCTCAATGAGCGCGGGGTCGCGGCGGCGGTCTTGAAGTACCGGCTGGCCTTCACCCCCGGCTACAAGTACACGGTCGAGGGCGAGGCGCTCCAAGACACCCAGCGTGCCTTCCGACTCGTGCGCGCCAACGCCAAAGCCTGGGGCGTCGATACCAAGCGGGTCGGGATTCTGGGCTTCTCCGCCGGGGGCGCGCTCGCCGCGCTGGTCCACATGCGCAACGACACCGGAAAGCCCGACGCCACCGATCCCATCGAGCGGGAGAGCTGCTACCCCAACTTTGTCGCGCTGGTCTACGCCGGCTGGGCCCCGATGGAGTTCAAGATTCCCGCCGGTGCCGGCCCCGCGTTTCTCACCAGCGCGGGCCTCGACGATGCCTTCCACGCCAAGCAGACGGTCGAGTACTACAACCTCCTCTTCGATGCCAAGGTCCCCGCGGAGCTGCACATCTACGGCCACGGCGGCCACGGCGGCGCGATCAGCGAGCGCAAGGGAATTCCGTTTGGCACGTGGCAAGTGCGCTTCCAAGAATGGCTCGCCGATCTGGGGTACTTAAAGGTTGGGGCACCGTAG